Proteins encoded together in one Bacteroides ovatus window:
- a CDS encoding RagB/SusD family nutrient uptake outer membrane protein, translated as MKYSKYFLIIAFFGIVTSCSDFLDRTNPNEPDNVTFWVNEDQLKNALPPCYEALQKDYLVNWSESTAETVMWGNITSGLSKVSGGKHSYTDGFPFTTYWTGAYSYIYRCNNFLDNYNKAQVAQNKKDVYAAEVKTIRALMYFYLTVFWGDVPWVGEVIQPEDAYIERTPREKVIDQLVEDLKWAAERMPEERYTGDKLGRLDRWGALAILARIALQNERWELAAKTSEYIIENSPYGLYEYEKLFHHEGDVENDPKNIEAIVYSLFVPEIRTQSLPNETCSPTDYIRLNPTKSLVDAYLCTDGKPAKTGLEYYKKTGVQTSSLYKSPEEHYVDYFQNRDPRMKMTLYAPGDKWPGGDDGDPDTDKANEIFNLPRFASLQDNNRVGANSRTGFYLKKYNDIDLAGSSVGGHGNLNVIRFAEILLIYAEATFELQGKKLTQTQIDYSINRLRDRVNMHRMNLDELSAWGMDLETELRRERRIELAGEGTRYADVMRWREGELRFGRAITGPSLKVCMNDLGANPYPDTGVDEFGDVIYEKSTAEGGARYFDATKHYLWPVPNPERQKNPLLGQNPGWEK; from the coding sequence ATGAAATACTCAAAATACTTTTTAATCATTGCTTTCTTTGGTATAGTTACCTCATGTAGCGATTTTCTGGATAGAACGAACCCTAACGAGCCGGACAATGTAACATTCTGGGTAAATGAAGATCAGCTTAAAAATGCCTTGCCTCCCTGTTACGAAGCTTTACAAAAAGACTATCTCGTGAATTGGAGTGAATCGACGGCCGAAACTGTTATGTGGGGGAATATTACTAGTGGACTAAGTAAGGTTTCCGGAGGCAAGCACTCTTATACTGACGGCTTCCCCTTCACTACCTATTGGACAGGAGCATATAGCTATATTTATCGCTGCAATAATTTTCTGGACAACTATAATAAAGCGCAGGTAGCTCAAAATAAGAAGGACGTTTATGCCGCAGAAGTAAAAACCATCCGGGCGCTTATGTACTTTTACCTTACGGTGTTTTGGGGTGATGTACCTTGGGTAGGAGAAGTCATCCAGCCCGAAGATGCATATATCGAACGTACTCCCAGAGAGAAAGTCATTGACCAGCTCGTCGAGGATTTGAAATGGGCGGCAGAGCGCATGCCTGAAGAAAGGTATACAGGCGACAAACTGGGAAGACTCGACCGCTGGGGCGCTTTAGCCATATTGGCACGTATTGCCTTGCAAAACGAAAGATGGGAACTGGCTGCAAAAACGAGTGAATATATCATCGAAAACAGTCCCTATGGCCTGTATGAATACGAAAAACTATTTCATCACGAAGGGGATGTCGAGAATGATCCGAAAAATATCGAAGCCATCGTATATAGCCTTTTTGTACCCGAAATCCGTACACAAAGTCTGCCCAATGAAACTTGCAGTCCGACGGACTATATACGCCTCAATCCAACGAAGTCGTTAGTGGATGCTTATCTGTGTACAGACGGTAAACCGGCAAAAACCGGATTGGAATATTATAAAAAGACCGGTGTGCAGACCTCATCGTTATACAAGTCGCCTGAAGAGCATTATGTGGATTATTTCCAGAACAGAGATCCTAGAATGAAGATGACTTTATATGCTCCGGGTGACAAATGGCCGGGAGGAGATGACGGTGATCCTGATACGGATAAGGCCAACGAGATATTTAATCTGCCTCGTTTTGCTTCATTGCAAGATAATAACCGTGTGGGGGCAAATAGCCGTACAGGTTTCTATCTGAAAAAGTATAACGATATTGATTTGGCCGGCTCAAGTGTGGGTGGACATGGGAATCTCAATGTCATCCGCTTTGCCGAAATCTTGCTGATTTATGCCGAAGCCACTTTCGAACTACAAGGTAAGAAACTGACACAAACACAGATTGATTACTCCATCAACAGACTTAGAGATCGTGTGAATATGCATCGTATGAACCTTGACGAACTTAGCGCATGGGGGATGGATCTCGAAACCGAATTGAGAAGAGAACGTCGCATTGAGTTGGCAGGTGAAGGAACAAGATACGCCGATGTGATGCGCTGGCGTGAAGGCGAACTTCGCTTTGGACGTGCCATCACCGGTCCCAGCCTGAAAGTTTGTATGAACGATTTGGGTGCCAACCCATATCCCGATACCGGAGTAGATGAGTTTGGTGATGTTATCTACGAAAAGTCTACCGCGGAAGGCGGCGCGCGTTACTTCGACGCAACGAAACATTATTTGTGGCCCGTGCCTAATCCCGAGCGTCAGAAGAACCCTCTGTTAGGACAAAATCCGGGCTGGGAAAAGTAA
- a CDS encoding glycerate kinase translates to MKKIVLAFDSFKGSVGSFEIAKAAEKAIQEELPDCQIIRFPIADGGEGTTEALCSALHAQTVSCRVHDPFMKPIEVSYGIVNNGAMAIIEMASACGLPLIDSNRRNPMKTTTYGVGEMVADALKRGCREFIIGIGGSATNDAGIGMLKALGARFLDSGNGELEPVGENLIKVHQIDISQLNPALKESHFTIACDVSNPFFGEEGAAYVYAPQKGANSLQVIELDNGLRHYAQVIKEYTNMDISQLPGAGAAGGMGGGLLPFLNAELQSGIEVILKTLRFEEVVRQADLILTGEGKLDRQTGMGKALDGILRVGEKCQVPVIAFGGAVEATEALNRMGFTAVLPIQPFPVTLEEAMRPEFTKENIERTVRQVVRIIKQFTK, encoded by the coding sequence ATGAAAAAGATTGTATTGGCATTCGACTCGTTTAAAGGTTCGGTCGGTTCTTTTGAGATAGCAAAAGCTGCCGAAAAAGCGATTCAGGAGGAATTACCCGACTGTCAGATTATACGTTTCCCCATAGCTGATGGCGGCGAAGGGACTACAGAAGCTCTATGCTCTGCCCTTCATGCTCAAACGGTGTCATGTCGGGTGCATGATCCATTCATGAAGCCAATTGAAGTATCGTATGGCATCGTAAACAATGGTGCGATGGCTATTATCGAAATGGCCTCGGCCTGCGGTCTGCCATTGATTGATTCAAATCGAAGAAATCCCATGAAGACTACGACTTATGGAGTTGGAGAAATGGTTGCTGACGCATTAAAACGCGGGTGTCGGGAATTCATTATCGGGATCGGCGGAAGTGCTACGAATGATGCGGGAATAGGTATGCTGAAGGCTTTAGGTGCACGCTTTTTAGATAGCGGAAACGGTGAGTTGGAGCCTGTCGGCGAAAATCTGATAAAAGTTCATCAAATAGATATTTCCCAATTAAATCCGGCATTGAAGGAAAGTCATTTTACGATCGCCTGTGATGTTAGTAATCCATTTTTTGGAGAAGAGGGTGCGGCCTATGTATATGCTCCCCAAAAAGGGGCAAATAGTTTGCAAGTGATAGAGTTGGACAATGGGTTGCGGCATTATGCACAGGTGATAAAGGAATATACAAATATGGATATATCACAGCTTCCCGGTGCTGGAGCAGCCGGAGGAATGGGAGGCGGCTTGCTTCCGTTTTTGAATGCAGAATTGCAATCCGGAATAGAAGTTATATTGAAAACGCTTCGTTTCGAGGAGGTCGTCCGACAGGCAGACCTGATACTGACCGGAGAGGGGAAACTGGATCGCCAGACTGGTATGGGAAAGGCGTTGGACGGAATTTTACGTGTCGGTGAGAAATGTCAGGTTCCGGTGATAGCGTTTGGGGGAGCGGTCGAAGCCACCGAAGCGCTTAATAGGATGGGGTTTACTGCCGTACTGCCCATTCAACCTTTTCCGGTAACACTTGAAGAGGCGATGCGACCGGAGTTTACGAAAGAAAACATAGAGAGAACGGTGCGACAGGTGGTGAGAATCATAAAACAATTTACTAAATAA
- a CDS encoding alpha-N-acetylglucosaminidase encodes MKRKSVYTCLVMLLMSLALQAKDKDVAVAEALLKRLLPSYIESFQFQKLKGEKDCFTIESVKDKIVIGGNNANSMAMGLNHYLKYYCLTTVSWYADIAVEIPEELPMVGEKVVSEARVDTRFFLNYCTYGYTMPWWQWKEWERFIDWMALNGINMPLAITGQEAVWYKVWSKMGMSDIEIRSYFTGPPYLPWHRMANIDRWNGPLPMEWLEHQVSLQKKILARERELNMKPVLPAFAGHVPADLKRIYPEADIQHLGKWAGFADAYRCNFLNPNDALFAKIQKLFLDEQKKLFGTDHIYGLDPFNEVDPPSFEPEYLRKIASDMYATLTAADPKAQWMQMTWMFYFDKDKWTSERMKALLTGVPQNKMILLDYHCENVELWKRTEHFHDQPYIWCYLGNFGGNTTLTGNVKESGERLENALINGGGNLKGIGSTLEGLDVMQFPYEYILEKAWNLNVDDDKWIECLADRHVGCVSQPVRDAWKRLFNDIYVQVPRTLGTLPGYRPALNRNSEKRTSNVYSNVELLEVWRKLNEAPSDRRDAFRLDLITVGRQVLGNYFLDVKVEFDRMVEAKDHQALKACGEKMKEILNDLDKLNAFHPYCSLDKWIDDARKMGDSPQLKDYYEKNARNLITTWGGSLNDYASRSWAGLISDYYAKRWEVYINTFIKAVGEGVEVDQKQLEDELKEIEEGWVNATDRKDTRKDVHSTTDGLLSFSTFLFSKYQRLVK; translated from the coding sequence ATGAAAAGAAAAAGTGTATACACGTGTCTGGTTATGCTGCTTATGTCGTTGGCTCTTCAGGCTAAAGACAAAGACGTAGCTGTTGCGGAAGCATTATTGAAACGTTTGCTGCCGTCATACATCGAGAGTTTTCAGTTTCAAAAGTTAAAAGGAGAGAAAGACTGCTTTACGATAGAGTCCGTAAAAGATAAAATTGTAATCGGTGGAAACAACGCCAATTCAATGGCGATGGGACTGAACCATTACTTGAAATATTACTGTCTCACTACAGTGTCATGGTATGCGGATATAGCCGTTGAAATTCCTGAAGAATTGCCGATGGTTGGTGAGAAGGTGGTTTCGGAAGCGAGAGTGGATACTCGCTTTTTCCTGAATTACTGCACGTATGGTTACACGATGCCTTGGTGGCAATGGAAAGAATGGGAACGTTTTATTGACTGGATGGCCCTTAATGGTATAAATATGCCTTTGGCAATTACCGGACAGGAAGCTGTGTGGTATAAAGTTTGGTCGAAAATGGGAATGTCGGACATCGAAATACGCTCTTACTTCACGGGACCGCCGTATCTGCCCTGGCATCGGATGGCTAACATAGATCGCTGGAACGGTCCGTTGCCGATGGAATGGCTGGAACACCAGGTAAGCTTGCAAAAAAAAATACTCGCACGTGAGCGTGAATTGAATATGAAGCCCGTATTACCAGCCTTCGCCGGACATGTACCTGCCGATTTAAAACGGATTTATCCCGAGGCTGATATTCAACATTTAGGCAAATGGGCAGGCTTTGCTGATGCATACCGTTGTAATTTTCTGAACCCTAACGATGCTTTGTTTGCGAAAATTCAGAAGCTATTTCTTGATGAACAAAAAAAACTTTTCGGAACCGATCATATTTATGGTTTAGATCCTTTCAATGAGGTTGACCCGCCCAGTTTCGAACCCGAATATTTGCGGAAGATAGCTTCGGATATGTACGCTACATTGACGGCTGCCGATCCCAAAGCCCAATGGATGCAAATGACGTGGATGTTTTATTTTGATAAAGATAAATGGACTTCCGAGCGAATGAAGGCTTTGCTGACAGGAGTGCCACAGAATAAAATGATATTACTTGATTATCATTGTGAAAATGTTGAATTATGGAAAAGAACAGAGCATTTTCATGATCAGCCCTATATTTGGTGTTATCTGGGCAATTTCGGGGGAAACACGACTTTGACAGGTAACGTCAAAGAAAGTGGCGAACGACTTGAGAATGCTCTCATTAACGGTGGAGGTAACCTTAAAGGAATCGGCTCTACGCTGGAAGGATTGGATGTGATGCAGTTTCCCTACGAATACATTCTTGAGAAAGCATGGAATCTGAATGTAGATGATGATAAATGGATTGAATGTCTGGCTGACAGACATGTGGGATGCGTGTCGCAGCCTGTGCGCGATGCTTGGAAACGATTATTCAATGACATTTATGTACAGGTGCCGCGCACATTGGGTACCTTACCCGGGTATCGCCCTGCATTGAATAGGAACAGTGAAAAACGGACAAGTAATGTGTACAGCAATGTTGAACTACTAGAGGTCTGGAGAAAATTGAATGAGGCACCTTCTGACCGGAGAGATGCTTTTCGCCTGGATTTGATTACTGTAGGCAGACAGGTGCTTGGAAACTACTTTCTTGATGTGAAAGTGGAGTTTGACAGGATGGTTGAAGCTAAAGACCATCAGGCTTTGAAAGCTTGTGGCGAGAAAATGAAAGAGATATTGAATGATTTGGATAAGCTGAATGCCTTTCATCCTTACTGTTCGTTGGATAAATGGATTGATGATGCACGGAAGATGGGGGATTCTCCCCAGTTGAAAGACTATTATGAAAAGAATGCTCGCAACTTGATTACTACTTGGGGTGGAAGCCTGAACGATTATGCCAGCCGTTCGTGGGCAGGACTGATAAGTGATTATTATGCAAAGCGCTGGGAGGTGTATATCAATACATTCATCAAAGCGGTCGGGGAAGGTGTAGAGGTGGATCAGAAGCAACTTGAAGATGAATTAAAAGAAATAGAAGAAGGTTGGGTAAATGCAACTGATCGGAAGGATACTCGA
- a CDS encoding endonuclease/exonuclease/phosphatase family protein, giving the protein MYSMKKYLLLFLCLTLGVAYAQDTLRVRVMTYNLRFGELASLEELAHHIKSFKPDFVALQEVDSKTDRKRTPHQKGKDFISELAYHTGMFGLYGKTIDYSTGYYGIGMLSKYPYISVQKIMLPHPVKEHERRAMLEGLFEMGNDTIVFTSTHLDVNSQETRAEQIKFITGHFKNYKYPVILGGDFNARHYSEAIRGMDSWFAASNDDFGMPAWKPVIKIDYLFAYPQKGWRVISTQTVQSLLSDHLPIITELEYVKEASKKKY; this is encoded by the coding sequence ATGTATTCAATGAAGAAATATTTATTATTGTTTTTATGCCTGACTTTGGGCGTTGCCTATGCGCAAGATACTTTACGGGTGCGGGTAATGACCTATAATTTGAGATTTGGCGAACTGGCATCTTTAGAGGAACTTGCTCATCACATCAAATCCTTCAAGCCTGATTTTGTGGCGCTTCAGGAAGTGGATAGCAAAACAGACCGTAAGCGTACCCCGCATCAGAAGGGGAAGGATTTTATATCCGAACTTGCCTATCATACAGGGATGTTTGGGCTTTACGGAAAAACGATTGATTATTCTACTGGTTATTACGGTATTGGGATGTTAAGTAAATATCCATATATTTCTGTCCAAAAGATAATGCTGCCCCATCCGGTCAAAGAGCATGAGAGACGGGCCATGCTGGAGGGATTATTCGAAATGGGTAATGATACCATTGTTTTTACCTCTACACATCTGGATGTCAACTCTCAAGAAACAAGGGCGGAGCAAATAAAATTTATTACCGGGCATTTCAAAAATTATAAATATCCTGTAATTTTGGGAGGTGATTTCAACGCGCGTCATTACTCCGAGGCAATACGTGGTATGGATAGCTGGTTTGCTGCAAGCAACGATGATTTTGGAATGCCGGCATGGAAACCTGTGATTAAGATCGATTACTTGTTTGCTTACCCGCAAAAAGGATGGCGTGTGATTAGCACACAAACTGTTCAGTCGCTTTTGTCAGACCATTTACCGATTATTACGGAATTGGAATATGTGAAAGAAGCATCGAAGAAAAAATATTGA
- a CDS encoding acyltransferase family protein: MNPNKRLLSLDVLRGITVAGMILVNNTGKCGYNFAAFAHAKWDGFSPADLVFPMFMFLMGISTYISLCKYNFQCRPAIAKIIKRSLLLIFIGLVMEWFITAIDSGNYFDLSQLRLMGVMQRLGICYGITALLAVTIPHKRFMPLAIILLAVYFIFQLFGNGFEKSADNIVGMIDSAILGSNHMYLQGRQFVDPEGILSTIPAVSQVMIGFVCGKIIIDIKDNDRRMLNLFLIGTTLLFVGYLLSYACPLNKRLWSPSFVLLTCGIAALSLALLLYIIDVKQNKKWFSFFEAFGANPLVIYVFSCIAGGLLVHWHIHTAVFNNLLNPLFGNYFGSFMYGVFFLLFNGLLGYILLKRKIYIKL, from the coding sequence ATGAATCCGAACAAACGGCTACTTTCGCTTGATGTACTTCGGGGTATTACTGTTGCCGGGATGATCTTGGTCAACAATACAGGAAAGTGCGGGTATAACTTTGCCGCTTTTGCACATGCCAAGTGGGATGGCTTTTCGCCGGCCGATCTGGTATTCCCGATGTTTATGTTCCTGATGGGGATTTCGACCTACATCTCCTTATGTAAGTATAACTTCCAGTGTCGACCGGCGATTGCGAAAATCATAAAAAGAAGTCTCTTATTAATATTTATTGGTCTGGTTATGGAGTGGTTCATTACAGCAATAGATAGTGGTAACTATTTTGATTTGAGTCAGCTCCGGTTGATGGGAGTTATGCAACGGCTTGGGATTTGTTATGGTATTACAGCCTTATTAGCTGTAACAATACCGCATAAGCGGTTTATGCCATTAGCCATCATTTTGCTGGCTGTTTATTTTATTTTTCAGTTATTTGGAAACGGATTTGAGAAAAGTGCGGATAATATCGTCGGCATGATTGATTCGGCTATTTTAGGATCTAACCACATGTATCTTCAGGGCCGCCAGTTTGTCGATCCCGAAGGGATACTTAGTACGATTCCTGCTGTGTCTCAAGTGATGATCGGTTTTGTTTGCGGAAAGATAATCATTGACATTAAAGACAATGACCGCCGGATGCTGAATCTATTTCTTATAGGTACCACTCTGTTGTTTGTCGGCTATTTGTTAAGCTATGCCTGTCCTTTGAATAAACGTTTGTGGTCTCCTTCGTTCGTTTTGCTTACTTGCGGGATTGCGGCATTGTCATTGGCATTGTTGCTCTATATCATTGATGTGAAGCAGAATAAAAAGTGGTTTTCGTTTTTCGAAGCATTTGGAGCGAATCCGCTTGTAATTTATGTGTTTAGTTGCATAGCCGGAGGATTGCTTGTGCATTGGCATATCCATACGGCTGTATTCAATAATTTGCTTAACCCGTTATTCGGAAATTATTTCGGTTCATTTATGTACGGTGTATTTTTCCTGTTGTTCAATGGGCTGTTGGGATATATTTTGTTAAAAAGAAAAATCTATATAAAATTATAA
- a CDS encoding alpha-N-acetylglucosaminidase, producing the protein MIHTIIKYLLISTTLFFCSCHKPKTDIITPAKQLIERQIGERAQSIHFEYIEPSDGKDIFEVIASDGRLTLRGSSSVAICYAFHTYMKEACKSMKTWSGEHITSMMPWPDYELYEQVSPYELRYFLNVCTFGYTTPYWDWERWEKEIDRMALYGVNMPLATVASEAIAERVWLRMGLNKEEIREFFTAPAHLPWHRMGNLNKWDGPLSDAWQQNQIALQHQILTRMRELGMQPIAPAFAGFVPEAFAQKHPDTQFRHMRWGGFDEEYNAYVLPPDSPFFEEIGKLFVEEWEKEFGENTYYLSDSFNEMELPIDKEDKEAKYKLLAEYGETIYKSIAAGNPDAVWVTQGWTFGYQHSFWDKESLKALLSNVPDDKMIIIDLGNDYPKWVWNTEQTWKVHDGFYGKKWIFSYVPNFGGKNTMTGDLDMYASSSVKALRAANKGNLIGFGSAPEGLENNEVVYELLADMGWSSDSIDLDDWMTIYCEARYGGYPDAMEEAWKLFRKTAYSSLYSYPRFTWQTVIPDQRRISKIDLSDDYLQAIRLYASCADELKSSELYRNDLIEFVSYYVAAKAENFYKQALKDDSENRVLAAQRNLQQTVDLLMDVDRLLASHPLYRLEEWVELARNSGTTLQEKDAYEANAKRLITSWGGIQEDYAARFWSGLIKDYYIPRIQLYFTKDRNKIREWEEQWITSPWINSTTPFDDPVEAALNLIEKTNK; encoded by the coding sequence ATGATACATACAATAATCAAGTATTTACTGATTTCAACAACGCTTTTTTTCTGCTCATGCCACAAGCCTAAGACGGATATTATCACCCCCGCCAAACAGTTAATAGAACGTCAGATTGGGGAAAGAGCACAGTCTATCCACTTTGAATATATCGAACCATCCGACGGTAAAGATATATTCGAAGTGATAGCAAGCGACGGTCGGCTTACCCTAAGAGGAAGTAGCTCCGTTGCTATCTGTTACGCTTTTCATACGTATATGAAAGAAGCTTGCAAGAGTATGAAAACATGGAGCGGTGAACATATAACATCGATGATGCCGTGGCCCGATTATGAATTGTATGAACAAGTCTCCCCTTATGAGTTGCGCTATTTCCTTAATGTTTGTACATTCGGCTACACTACCCCTTACTGGGACTGGGAGCGTTGGGAAAAGGAAATTGACAGGATGGCTCTTTATGGTGTAAATATGCCCTTGGCTACCGTGGCCAGCGAAGCCATTGCGGAACGGGTATGGCTGCGTATGGGATTGAACAAAGAAGAAATCCGTGAGTTTTTCACTGCCCCCGCACACCTTCCCTGGCATCGCATGGGCAATCTGAACAAGTGGGACGGTCCCTTATCTGATGCATGGCAACAGAACCAAATCGCTTTGCAGCATCAAATCCTGACCCGTATGCGCGAGTTGGGTATGCAGCCCATAGCACCTGCGTTTGCAGGTTTCGTGCCGGAAGCATTCGCACAGAAACATCCCGACACACAATTCCGGCACATGCGGTGGGGTGGTTTTGATGAAGAGTACAACGCCTATGTATTGCCACCGGATTCACCTTTTTTCGAAGAGATAGGCAAACTGTTTGTCGAAGAGTGGGAAAAAGAGTTTGGAGAAAATACGTATTATCTCTCGGATAGTTTTAATGAGATGGAGCTGCCTATCGATAAGGAAGATAAAGAAGCGAAATATAAGTTATTGGCCGAGTATGGAGAAACGATCTATAAATCAATTGCAGCCGGAAACCCGGATGCCGTTTGGGTTACACAGGGATGGACATTCGGATATCAACATTCATTCTGGGATAAAGAATCGCTTAAAGCCTTGTTAAGCAATGTACCTGATGATAAAATGATTATCATTGATTTGGGCAATGATTATCCGAAATGGGTGTGGAACACCGAGCAAACATGGAAAGTACATGATGGGTTTTACGGAAAGAAATGGATATTCAGCTATGTACCCAACTTTGGTGGGAAAAACACCATGACAGGAGACTTGGACATGTATGCTAGTTCCTCGGTCAAAGCGTTACGTGCCGCAAATAAAGGTAACTTGATTGGGTTCGGTTCTGCCCCTGAAGGACTCGAAAACAATGAGGTTGTTTACGAACTGTTAGCCGATATGGGATGGTCATCAGATAGTATCGACCTGGACGATTGGATGACGATATACTGCGAGGCCCGTTATGGAGGATATCCCGATGCTATGGAGGAAGCTTGGAAACTTTTTCGGAAGACAGCATATAGCTCTTTATATTCATACCCCCGTTTTACCTGGCAAACTGTAATTCCCGATCAACGGCGGATCAGTAAAATTGACCTTAGTGATGATTACTTGCAGGCTATACGTTTGTATGCTAGTTGCGCTGACGAACTGAAAAGCTCTGAATTATACAGAAACGACCTCATAGAGTTTGTTTCGTATTATGTAGCGGCTAAAGCTGAAAATTTTTATAAGCAGGCCTTGAAAGATGATTCGGAGAATCGTGTTCTCGCAGCGCAACGTAATCTGCAACAAACTGTTGATTTGTTGATGGACGTTGACAGGCTGTTGGCCTCTCATCCTTTATATCGATTAGAAGAATGGGTGGAACTTGCGCGCAATAGCGGAACAACTCTTCAGGAAAAAGATGCTTATGAAGCAAATGCCAAACGCTTGATTACAAGTTGGGGTGGTATTCAGGAGGATTATGCTGCCCGTTTCTGGAGCGGGCTGATTAAAGACTACTATATCCCTCGTATACAGCTCTATTTTACAAAAGACCGGAATAAAATCCGAGAATGGGAGGAGCAATGGATTACATCTCCCTGGATCAACAGTACGACTCCGTTTGATGACCCGGTCGAGGCTGCATTGAATTTAATAGAGAAAACAAATAAGTGA
- a CDS encoding GntP family permease, with protein sequence MTAIGALIGLSLSILLIIRKLSPTYSLIIGAIVGGLLGGLSLNETVTVMTEGVKEVTPAVLRILTAGVLSGILIQTGATTVISNAIINKMGEKRVFMALALATMLLCTVGVFIDVAVITVAPVALSIGKRLNLSPSVLLIAMIGGGKCGNIISPNPNTIIAAGNFNADLSAVMFANILPAVIGLFFTVFVIVRLMPQTVKNKKTMMQTEDKEEERNLPSLRTSLIAPVVTIVLLALRPAAGINIDPLIALPVGGLCGAICMKQWKNILPSIAYGLQKMSVVAILLIGTGTIAGIIKNSSLKDWILTGLDHAHISDALIAPISGALMSAATASTTAGATLASSSFAETILAIGISAVWGAAMINSGATVLDHLPHGSFFHATGGVCELNFKERLKLIPYESLIGIVLAAGTTILYIISN encoded by the coding sequence ATGACAGCGATAGGCGCATTAATCGGGCTTTCATTATCCATACTGTTAATCATAAGAAAGCTTTCTCCGACATACAGTCTGATTATCGGAGCGATAGTCGGAGGGTTGTTGGGAGGACTATCTTTAAATGAGACTGTTACGGTGATGACCGAAGGGGTGAAAGAGGTCACCCCGGCGGTATTGCGGATTCTGACAGCCGGAGTCTTGTCAGGCATATTAATACAAACCGGAGCTACCACGGTCATCTCCAATGCGATTATAAACAAAATGGGTGAAAAACGGGTATTTATGGCATTGGCACTCGCAACGATGTTGCTTTGTACGGTAGGCGTCTTTATTGATGTGGCTGTGATAACCGTTGCGCCGGTGGCTCTTTCAATAGGCAAGCGTCTAAACCTGTCTCCATCTGTATTGCTTATTGCTATGATCGGGGGAGGTAAATGTGGAAATATCATATCACCTAACCCGAACACCATTATAGCAGCCGGAAATTTTAATGCAGATCTATCGGCTGTAATGTTTGCCAATATTTTGCCGGCAGTGATCGGTTTGTTTTTCACTGTTTTTGTTATTGTCCGTCTGATGCCTCAAACAGTGAAAAACAAAAAAACGATGATGCAAACAGAGGATAAAGAGGAAGAGAGAAATCTGCCTTCGTTAAGAACCAGTCTGATTGCTCCTGTTGTTACGATTGTTTTATTGGCATTACGTCCTGCGGCAGGAATCAATATCGATCCTTTGATAGCGTTGCCGGTAGGTGGTTTATGTGGTGCTATCTGTATGAAACAATGGAAAAACATTCTTCCGAGTATAGCGTATGGACTGCAAAAGATGTCTGTGGTAGCTATTCTGTTGATAGGAACCGGAACTATTGCCGGCATCATAAAGAACTCTTCTTTGAAAGACTGGATTCTTACAGGATTGGATCATGCTCATATTAGTGATGCATTGATTGCTCCTATATCAGGCGCGTTGATGTCGGCGGCTACCGCATCGACAACAGCCGGAGCAACACTGGCTTCTTCTTCGTTTGCTGAAACGATATTGGCTATAGGCATTTCTGCGGTTTGGGGGGCAGCTATGATTAATTCCGGAGCTACAGTTCTTGACCATTTGCCACATGGCTCGTTCTTTCATGCGACAGGAGGCGTATGCGAACTCAACTTTAAGGAACGTCTGAAGCTGATACCTTATGAATCGCTTATAGGGATAGTGTTAGCTGCCGGAACGACTATTTTATATATAATAAGTAATTAA